The genome window TTTTTTGATACAGACATGTTTAATGTTATTCTTCCTATTATGGTAATCTGGACTCTTGCTGAAGCAGAAAGGGCAGAAATTTTTAAAAATAAGATTTTACTTGCATTATCTTCAGGATTTTTCATGTTTGTTTTTGCAATAGCGTGGAGCGGATGGCAATATATTTTTTATTTAATTGTTTTCACATGTTTTGTGTATTATTTAATTGCTAAAATAAAAAAATGGGATCTTAACAACTTTCTCAGCATATTTGCTATTTTTTTCGTAACAAGTATAATTTTAATTGGACTAACATATCCTTTGACTATTTATAAATTAATTTTAGGACCTTTAGGATATAAAGACATTTTATTATCAAGTCATAATATTTGGACGCCATGGCCAAATACTTATGATGGAGTATCAGAACTTAAAAATGCTACAATTGACTCGATTATATTTCAAACAGGTCCGTTAACTATTCTAATTGGTCTTTTTGGAATTTTAATTGTTTTTTTAAATGAAAAAAATCTTTTAAAATATGAATATACTTTTAAAATTAGATCTTGGTTCCATAATAAAAAAAATAAAAATACTGATAAAAATGTAGATAATTCTATGTTTATTAAAATTAACAAAAAAGCATCTGAAGTTAAATTAGGCTGGTTTTTATTTTTAATACTTTTCCTATGGAGTTTTACAGCTGCTTTATCTTTAATCAAAGGTGCTAGATTTATTATTCTTCTTCTACCGCCCCTAGCTATTTTTTCAGGAATTGCATTGGGTGTTTTTTTGAATAAATTTAATTTTGCAAGAATTCCTATGAGTAATATTAAGCAATTTATTTTAATTTTAATGGTAATATTACTAGTTTCACCACAGATAGTTGCTACTTATCAAACAAACCAATTTATTACTCCCTTTTATAATGACTATTATGCTCAATCTGCAGAATGGATTGATAATAATCTTCCTCAAGATACCGTAATCATAACTAATTGGGGTTATGGCCATTTTTATTCTGCAATGGCCAATCGACCTGTTTCATTTGATGGAAGAATGGCTTATATTGAAACCTTGCCTACACGAAGTATTCAGTATTCTTCTTTAAATATAAGTACGGATATTCCCAACACCTCAAGAGACTACTGGTTTGCTATGGCCCTTGCCACGGATAATATCACTTTTTCGAAGAATATTTTGACAATGCTTGCTACTAGTGGCGATAACGCATATTTAGTCCTTAATAAATATTCAAAAAATAAAACAGAATCAAAAGAAATACTTAATGATATTCTAGGATTTAATAAATCATCTGCATATTACATTCTTCTCTCAAAATACAGATTCTCCCCTATCCAAGCCCAAGAAATTTTAAAATATTCTCACCCATCAGATTCCCGCCCTTTTGTTTTAATTACCATGCCATCCATGCTGGAAATGGGAAAATACATTCTCTCTACAAACACTAAAAATAAGATAATTTATCAAGTTAATGAATTGCCTGAGAAATATGGATGGAAAAATCTCCAATTGTATAAATCACATGATAAATTATTATGGGATGGAAATGACGTTTATAATATTATTACAGTAAAAAATGGGAAGATAACTGAAAGTTTGATAAATAATGATGGGAAAGTATCCGTATATATTTTGAAGGACACTAATAAAGAAGTTATAATTGATAAAAAATATCAGAATTCTATTTTTATTGATTTAGTAGTAAAAAACATAGCTCCAGATGGGTTTGTTTCATTATATAAAAATAAAAATGTTTATATCTGGAAAATGAATTAAAATATTTCTTACTCTCAATAGATAGAAATGTGTATGGCACTTATAAATTTATTATTTGTTGTTTAATATAGGACTTTATTTACATCTGGTCCAACTAGAAATGAATAATTTAATTCTTTAATTTAAAATTAGTCTATAATAATAATAATAATAATAATAATAATAATAATAATAATAATAATTAAAAGATATTAGAGTTTATTTATTATTAACGCCACTACGGACACTATTAGCATCCTTTGCAACATTTAAACCAGTATTACTACTAAAATAAGATTTATAAACTACTAATGCTGCGATTGCTATAACGATAACTCCACCGAATAATAGAATATATTCTGCTGCACCTTGGCCTGCTTCATCTTTTAAAAAAGCCATAATAATCCCCCAAGCAAATAGTAATAAAAAAAATATTTAGAAGTTTATATTTTGTTAATCGTTGTATCTCTAGCGTGGTCAACCACACTACTTATATTACCGGCAATAGAACTAGAAATGCCAAATACATAGCCTCCAACCACTAATACAATTATTAGTATGGCTCCTACAAGTAATACCATTTCTGCACTAATTTGGGCTTTTTCATCGAGTAACATATAAACTTCCATCATTTACTAAAATTATCTGTTGTTTATGTTAGCTCGGACACTATTTACATCTTGTCCTGCGTTTAGGCCAGAGTTGGTGCTGAAGTATGCTCTATAGATTACTAATGCTGCGATTGCTATAACGATAACTCCACCGAATAATAGAATATATTCTGCTGCACCTTGTCCTGCTTCATCTTTTAAAAAATTCATGGGGTACACCTCCGTTTATTTAATTAACATTTATTAAATCTGGTATATAAATATTTAGATATATCATATTTTTAATACCTAAATCTAATTGATATATATCATCACTTATACTTTACCTTTTTTTAAAATGTTGTGCAGATTATCACAAAGTATTATCATAATGAATTCTAAAATATGTATTATGCCTAAAAAATATGAAGTTCAGAAACTAATTCTTCAGGCATTAGATAATGGGGATCTTTCAAGGATAGACCTTTTACATAGTATTAGAAAAGAATCAGGATTATCTATATCTGACAAAACTCTAAATGAATCTTTAATTTATCTATTAAGGCAAAATAAATTGGGTGTTGTTGGTTATGATCTTAAAATTTATGATGGTTTGAATAGGGTTCAATCTATGAAAGCAGATGGCATTATTTTTAGTCGTTTTAAAAATGATCCTTTTGAAATTGGTATTTTGATTACTAAATTAGAGTCTGAAGACATTGAAAATGTTAGAAATGCAATACACCGATTAAAAATGATATTTAAAAATAAAATAAGTTATTTAGGTGACAGTAATCTTAATAATGATTCTGATGACATTTTCAATAAAATTATGCACTATATAAATATTCAGGATGACAACCAGAAAAGAGTTATGACTCAAAAATTTGCACTTGCTTTAAGTGATGAAAAAGAGTCTATTGAAACTTTAAAACAATTAATTGCTATTTTCGGAATTAAATAGCTTCAGATATACTTTATCTAATAAAATAAGTTTCAATGGAATGTTGTTTATTAAAATAGCTTACTTTATTAAATTAGTAATAAAAATAAGATTGAATATATTTCAAGATGAATTGTTTTCATTATCTTGATACTAAATTGACAAATACTGATTTATAACAGTATAGTTTATTATTTAGAATATCTATATTCATTATATTAATTAATTCAATATTAAAAAGGTAATAAATATCTTAATTAAATCTAATGAATTCGGATGTTTGAGGGCTATTAAATTAAGCTGTGAGATTGATTAGAATAATTATTTAATTTATGAAACTATACTAACTTAACAAAGGGAATATAATATGAAATTAGGAGGCATCAGATGATTTATTTGCTGATAACTTTGGCAGGAGCAGTTTTTTTATGCTTGGGACTTATTGGAATTTATTTTGGCTTCCAGACGCCACCAAATATTATTTCGTTTTTAGCAGGCCTAATTAGTTTTGTTTTAGGTTTAATGGCCATTATATTATTTGCAGGCAAAATTGATCTTAGTTCTTTAAAAAAGTCACCCCGTGTGGCTGCTGAAACGTCTGAAGCTAAAAATACCATGCCGAAAAGAAGTTTTGAAAATGTCAGACCTGATAAAAAAACAACTGTGGCTAAAAAACCAATCAAACCTACAAAAATTCCACCTAAAATAACTCCTAAAAAAGCATCAACAGCACCTGCTACTGAAACTTCAAAGCCAAAAGTCTCTAAATCTTCTGATGATGATGTTAAAACACAAGTAGATCATCCAATAAAACCTGCAAGAAAAACAAGAAAGTTTTTAAGGTTGCCTAAAAAAGGAAAAAAGGATTCTGATAAGTTAAAAGAACCAGTTAAAAAAGAAACTATTTCTGATACTAGTTCTGAAATTTCATCAACTGAATCAAGGGGACTTCCTATGAATAGGCCACCTAAGGCACCAATGAAACCATCTACAAAATCAAATGGCATTAAATCTAAGGATATCATGGTTCAACCTTCTGAATCTAATTTGACAAAAACAATTAAACCCGCAAAGCAAAAGCCAGTCAAACAAAAAACTGATTCTAGCATTAAACCTATAAAACCAGCAAAACCATTTGTAACAGCTGATAAAGATGATAAACATTATGTTAAAGATCGCTTAAATAAACTGAAACAAGAATATATTGAGAATGTGGATGATGTAGAAGACCTTATTGAAGAGAGATTAGATTCATTTAGGGGAGCAATTAATCAAATAAGGTCGGAATCAAAGGAACCAAGCATAATTTGGTCATTTGATGCTTCAGATGTTCAGGAAGCAATGAAGGATACAATATTGCAAGCCGATACTAAAGTAATTATGATGTATCCGTGGATACGGAACATCGATGTAGGCATTCTCAAAAAATTCAT of Methanobacteriales archaeon HGW-Methanobacteriales-1 contains these proteins:
- a CDS encoding class III signal peptide-containing protein, whose protein sequence is MLLDEKAQISAEMVLLVGAILIIVLVVGGYVFGISSSIAGNISSVVDHARDTTINKI
- a CDS encoding class III signal peptide-containing protein, which produces MNFLKDEAGQGAAEYILLFGGVIVIAIAALVIYRAYFSTNSGLNAGQDVNSVRANINNR
- a CDS encoding peptide transporter; amino-acid sequence: MISILILIIFSTGFILRFENTEMSFLTKSEKAIFVDEKNGVQYFQESDSYYNYRLTSNFLNHGYLADKKINGVDWDSYSYYPPGVPMDYPPLIVWLALFSYYLVNIFSNVSLIKVCFWLPAFIAPLGGVAGFLFVRRFAGNLGGFFTGMLLVTSSLYCFKTVPGFFDTDMFNVILPIMVIWTLAEAERAEIFKNKILLALSSGFFMFVFAIAWSGWQYIFYLIVFTCFVYYLIAKIKKWDLNNFLSIFAIFFVTSIILIGLTYPLTIYKLILGPLGYKDILLSSHNIWTPWPNTYDGVSELKNATIDSIIFQTGPLTILIGLFGILIVFLNEKNLLKYEYTFKIRSWFHNKKNKNTDKNVDNSMFIKINKKASEVKLGWFLFLILFLWSFTAALSLIKGARFIILLLPPLAIFSGIALGVFLNKFNFARIPMSNIKQFILILMVILLVSPQIVATYQTNQFITPFYNDYYAQSAEWIDNNLPQDTVIITNWGYGHFYSAMANRPVSFDGRMAYIETLPTRSIQYSSLNISTDIPNTSRDYWFAMALATDNITFSKNILTMLATSGDNAYLVLNKYSKNKTESKEILNDILGFNKSSAYYILLSKYRFSPIQAQEILKYSHPSDSRPFVLITMPSMLEMGKYILSTNTKNKIIYQVNELPEKYGWKNLQLYKSHDKLLWDGNDVYNIITVKNGKITESLINNDGKVSVYILKDTNKEVIIDKKYQNSIFIDLVVKNIAPDGFVSLYKNKNVYIWKMN
- a CDS encoding class III signal peptide-containing protein, whose product is MAFLKDEAGQGAAEYILLFGGVIVIAIAALVVYKSYFSSNTGLNVAKDANSVRSGVNNK